A single genomic interval of Penicillium psychrofluorescens genome assembly, chromosome: 2 harbors:
- a CDS encoding uncharacterized protein (ID:PFLUO_002776-T1.cds;~source:funannotate), with translation MRFLMLITAGAGLVSIALAVPHDKQKTQEVDVMIQQIKATSEMDITVLSQESSKILGYACSNILNSGAFAEKPIKADLDENGAGTLAVGNHMYIVNEDPETSGGITCGRTYNDVESFILCAVPLPTSLPLTPISNGEKASCFNSGNTPSLEAAFRSILAQNKAPETGMTDIDDLPMLHKRQTACGQWSSDTQVVGDGDPHQNYLHTQLSENVNCGEATSCTVGQSESISYTIGWSATATAFQWLTGGFAVSVTWTTGDTYSCTGSSNDTVCVWYNTAHTAYTVQNGAYNDCTGFSPSGGTFIMRSPNSNNEGGGYNCIIGSSCTNQGADYWDYNGPAGGPQ, from the exons ATGAGATTTTTGATGCTTATTACCGCGGGGGCAGGGCTTGTGTCCATTGCCCTGGCCGTTCCTCATGATAAGCAGAAGACCCAGGAGGTCGATGTCATGATCCAGCAGATCAAGGCTACTTCTGAGATGGATATTACGGTCTTGAGCCAGGAATCTTCCAAGATTCTGGGTTATGCTTGCTCTAATATCCTCAACTCGGGTGCCTTCGCTGAAAAGCCCATCAAAGCCGATTTGGACGAGAATGGTGCCGGTACACTCGCCGTTGGCAACCATATGTATATCGTCAACGAAGATCCTGAGACCTCTGGTGGTATCACTTGCGGCCGAACATATAACGATGTTGAGAGTTTCATACTCTGTGCGGTTCCACTGCCTACTTCTCTTCCGTTGACCCCAATCAGTAACGGGGAGAAGGCAAGCTGCTTCAACAGTGGGAATACTCCTAGCTTGGAGGCAGCCTTCCGCTCCATCCTTGCTCAAAACAAGGCACCAGAGACCGGAATGACGGACATAGATGATCTGCCTATGCTGCACAAGCGACAGACTGCGTGCGGTCAATGGAGCTCCGACACCCAGGTTGTCGGGGATGGAGACCCGCACCAGAACTATCTCCACACACAGCTTAGT GAAAATGTAAATTGCGGCGAGGCAACAAGCTGTACCGTCGGTCAGTCGGAGAGCATCTCTTATACCATCGGCTGGAGCGCTACTGCCACTGCGTTCCAATGGCTTACGGGCGGCTTTGCCGTGAGCGTGACCTGGACGACCGGGGACACGTACTCCTGCAccggcagcagcaacgacACCGTGTGCGTCTGGTACAACACAGCTCATACCGCGTATACCGTCCAGAACGGAGCGTATAATGACTGCACTGGATTTAGTCCCTCCGGCGGAACCTTCATCATGCGCTCTCCCAATTCCAACAACGAGGGGGGTGGGTACAATTGTATCATTGGCTCCTCCTGTACCAATCAGGGCGCTGACTACTGGGACTACAATGGTCCTGCTGGGGGCCCGCAATAA
- a CDS encoding uncharacterized protein (ID:PFLUO_002773-T1.cds;~source:funannotate) — translation MDTKSLSKDSMRSTWATADRKEWTHHHWALHLLNAYPVDLDKEVPVHTKDEPITYMTQWSLQRWCLFYAALPLLLHQTYMACTGRTIGPIAAFNFYFVAFNAIVIYQVQVLRRLGHIFGFLDGDKHERDGVPDVGIAKVVGSLYKTTGSRLILSIYLSYNKTQLPSQMNWVWLPLEIGLYGIVLDFWFYWYHRLMHDVSFLWKYHRTHHLTKHPNPLLAAYADHEQEFFDMVGVPMMTYFSLRLMGLPMGFYEWWVCHQYVAFAEVFGHSGLRLHLTVPSTLSWLLEMFDAEIVIEDHDLHHRKGWRKSHNYGKQTRLWDRLFGTCHDRIESARANVDYVNTANMPLW, via the coding sequence ATGGATACCAAGTCTTTATCGAAGGACTCGATGCGGTCCACGTGGGCGACTGCGGACCGCAAAGAATGGACTCACCACCACTGGGCTCTTCACCTGTTGAACGCCTATCCGGTCGATCTGGACAAGGAAGTGCCGGTGCACACGAAAGACGAGCCGATAACATATATGACTCAATGGTCACTTCAGCGGTGGTGTCTGTTCTACGCAGCCCTACCATTGCTTCTCCACCAGACATATATGGCCTGCACAGGCCGCACAATAGGTCCGATCGCCGCGTTTAACTTCTACTTCGTGGCATTCAACGCCATAGTCATTTACCAAGTGCAAGTCCTGCGGCGACTCGGCCACATCTTCGGGTTTCTCGATGGCGACAAACACGAGCGCGACGGCGTCCCCGATGTAGGGATTGCAAAAGTCGTGGGCTCGCTCTACAAGACGACCGGGTCTCGGCTGATCCTATCAATCTACCTCTCCTACAACAAAACCCAGCTGCCCTCGCAGATGAACTGGGTCTGGCTCCCCCTCGAGATAGGCCTGTACGGCATCGTCCTCGACTTCTGGTTCTACTGGTACCACCGCCTGATGCACGATGTGAGCTTCCTGTGGAAGTACCACCGCACGCACCATCTCACGAAGCACCCGAATCCGCTTCTCGCCGCGTATGCCGACCACGAGCAAGAATTCTTCGATATGGTCGGCGTGCCCATGATGACCTATTTCAGTCTCCGGCTTATGGGTCTGCCAATGGGCTTCTACGAGTGGTGGGTCTGCCACCAGTACGTTGCGTTCGCGGAAGTGTTTGGACACTCCGGGCTGCGGCTGCACCTGACTGTTCCGTCGACCCTGAGCTGGTTGCTTGAGATGTTTGATGCGGAGATTGTGATCGAGGACCATGATCTGCATCACCGGAAGGGGTGGCGCAAGAGTCATAACTACGGTAAACAGACCCGTCTGTGGGATCGACTCTTTGGGACGTGCCATGACCGCATTGAGTCGGCGCGTGCTAATGTTGATTATGTGAATACGGCCAACATGCCTCTGTGGTAA
- a CDS encoding uncharacterized protein (ID:PFLUO_002779-T1.cds;~source:funannotate), with translation MTQGSGPYRIGVDVGGTNTDAAIIDIAATDSASRGVCASSKTPTTTDVTSGIHAVIEDVLSKTAVNRQDVLSVAIGTTHFVNAVVEADARRLSKVAVVRLCGPFTRLVPPFSDFPPALKQIMGGPVFYLDGGLEIDGREITPLNPDQVKQTVKSIQAAGIKMVAVVGVFSPLDHQGIHEETCKQLMLEQDPSLSVVCSHQIGGVGLLERENATILNASILTLARRTVRAFCQAMTKLQLSCPLFLTQNDGTLTDAATAAELPIKTFASGPTNSMTGAAYLASLDRGTNAKSNTQVLVIDVGGTTSDVCALLPSGFPRQAPNFVEVGGVRTAFSMPEVLSVGLGGGSRVVYDAELDRVRVGPDSVGHYLTSQALVFGGDVMTTTDIVVASGKAKIGDYAKAQSIPSDVVSKARLQIKKILERAVEDMKVSDLPVTLLLVGGGSIVQMDQLEGVAECIIPPHHDSANAVGAAIAKVAGEVDIIEILADRDEKTVLELAKKQAIEAAVARGADRADVKIVEIDKIPLQYVTNKATRLVIKAVGRLALPDATAPTVNSTQPNEVAVNGTNGVADQDAEDFSNGVSQKATSDALESSVKFSIYMDLDAYKPDVRNGVWYLSPVDLEFIATGTGVLGTGGGGPSRLQYLQCLEALQNPDAKDKMRVMSSKSMKDSDICVFGSWYGAPSVSGERMPAGPEIMDAIEYSVKYSGHDHFEAVIADEIGGGNGMSTFPTSVHYDIPVIDGDLMGRAYPTLEHGTPYVYGEPITPCAIADGKGNVSVVLKAESNKRVETMIRAQCVDLGLKMAVACTPLTGEAIKRYAIPNTVSQSWYIGRAVHKARRSKTNLIKAIFDTSPGRLLYSGKIIDVKRDVSRGYTMGQCTIAPLNSDERDLGTTDTGTQSTPDERCIIIPFQNEYLYAAYADAAEPDDASRHEIICTVPDLISILGQDGEAIGSQELRYGLRVSVIGMSAHPLWTGDARGLKVGGPEGFGLDMKWKSLGPYQEPRSVIEEFDRGAA, from the exons ATGACACAAGGTTCGGGCCCGTACCGCATCGGCGTCGACGTGGGCGGCACCAACACCGACGCAGCCATCATCGATATCGCTGCGACTGATTCGGCGTCGCGCGGAGTATGCGCTTCAAGCAAGACTCCGACTACTACTGATGTCACCTCTGGAATTCACGCGGTGATTGAAGATGTCCTATCCAAGACCGCGGTCAACCGACAGGACGTGCTCAGCGTTGCAATCGGAACCACGCACTTTGTCAATGCGGTGGTTGAGGCCGATGCTCGACGATTGAGCAAAGTTGCCGTTGTTCGTTTATGCGGTCCATTCACCAGGCTG GTGCCTCCTTTTTCGGATTTTCCGCCTGCCCTGAAACAGATCATGGGGGGTCCTGTCTTCTACTTGGACGGTGGACTCGAAATCGACGGTCGTGAGATCACTCCGCTCAACCCAGATCAAGTCAAGCAGACCGTAAAAAGCATCCAAGCCGCAGGGATTAAGATGGTTGCCGTCGTTGGCGTATTCTCGCCCCTCGACCATCAAGGAATCCACGAGGAGACCTGCAAGCAGCTGATGCTCGAGCAAGATCCTTCATTGTCGGTGGTGTGTTCTCACCAAATTGGCGGCGTCGGTCTCTTAGAGCGCGAGAACGCAACAATTCTCAAcgcctcgatcttgacgCTTGCCCGGCGTACCGTGCGCGCATTCTGTCAAGCAATGACCAAATTACAACTGAGCTGCCCGCTATTCCTCACCCAGAATGACGGCACATTGACAGATGCAGCCACGGCAGCAGAGCTTCCAATCAAGACGTTCGCGTCGGGTCCTACAAACAGTATGACCGGTGCTGCCTACCTGGCATCCTTGGACCGCGGCACAAATGCGAAGTCCAACACACAAGTGCTGGTCATTGATGTGGGTGGCACAACAAGTGATGTCTGCGCGTTGCTTCCATCCGGTTTCCCGCGGCAGGCACCGAACTTTGTCGAGGTTGGTGGAGTACGTACTGCATTCTCTATGCCGGAGGTTTTGTCTGTCGGCCTGGGTGGAGGTAGCCGCGTGGTATACGATGCTGAATTGGATCGTGTACGTGTTGGTCCGGATTCTGTGGGCCATTATCTCACCAGCCAAGCCCTGGTGTTCGGCGGAGATGTGATGACAACCACGGACATTGTAGTCGCCTCAGGCAAGGCCAAGATTGGGGATTATGCAAAGGCGCAAAGCATTCCTTCGGACGTGGTCTCCAAGGCGCGGCtgcagatcaagaagatcctTGAAAGAGCAGTTGAAGATATGAAGGTCTCCGATCTGCCAGTTACGTTGCTATTGGTCGGTGGAGGCTCGATCGTCCAGATGGATCAGCTGGAAGGTGTGGCCGAGTGCATCATCCCTCCCCATCACGACTCAGCAAATGCAGTGGGTGCTGCTATTGCCAAGGTTGCTGGGGAGGTTGACATTATTGAGATTTTGGCCGATCGTGATGAGAAGACTGTGCTAGAATTGGCCAAGAAGCAAGCCATTGAGGCTGCAGTGGCGCGTGGAGCGGACAGGGCAGATGTCAAGATCGTGGAGATTGATAAGATTCCTCTGCAGTATGTCACGAACAAGGCGACCCGGCTAGTGATCAAGGCTGTTGGTCGACTAGCTTTGCCCGATGCTACTGCGCCAACCGTCAACAGCACCCAGCCCAATGAGGTTGCCGTTAATGGCACGAATGGCGTGGCTGACCAGGATGCGGAAGACTTCAGCAACGGAGTGTCCCAAAAAGCAACATCGGATGCTCTTGAATCCTCCGTAAAATTCTCAATCTACATGGACCTTGACGCCTATAAGCCTGATGTACGAAATGGGGTTTGGTATCTTTCTCCCGTCGACCTCGAATTCATCGCAACGGGTACGGGAGTCCTGggcaccggcggcggaggcccATCTCGACTTCAATATCTGCAATGCCTCGAGGCTCTCCAAAACCCTGACGCAAAAGATAAGATGAGAGTGATGTCTTCCAAGAGCATGAAGGACTCCGATATCTGCGTTTTCGGGTCTTGGTACGGAGCGCCGAGTGTGTCGGGCGAGCGCATGCCTGCTGGACCGGAGATCATGGATGCAATAGAGTATTCGGTCAAATATTCTGGTCATGATCACTTCGAGGCTGTTATTGCCGATGAGATCGGtggcggcaatggcatgTCCACGTTTCCTACGAGCGTGCACTATGATATTCCTGTCATCGACGGTGATCTGATGGGCCGTGCGTATCCGACATTGGAGCATG GTACTCCATACGTATATGGCGAGCCCATTACTCCGTGCGCTATTGCAGATGGGAAAGGCAATGTTTCCGTTGTCCTA AAAGCCGAATCAAATAAGAGAGTGGAAACCATGATTCGTGCGCAGTGCGTGGATTTGGGCCTGAAGATGGCCGTGGCGTGCACTCCCCTGACAGGCGAGGCTATCAAACGTTATGCCATCCCTAACACCGTGTCTCAATCATGGTATATTGGACGTGCAGTGCACAAAGCGAGACGTTCGAAGACCAACCTTATCAAAGCCATT TTTGATACATCGCCCGGTCGACTCTTGTACAGCGGCAAAATCATCGACGTAAAGCGCGACGTCAGCCGCGGGTATACAATGGGCCAGTGCACCATCGCCCCTCTGAATAGCGATGAGCGAGACCTGGGTACCACTGATACCGGCACGCAATCTACACCGGATGAACGTTGCATAATCATCCCTTTCCAGAACGAGTACCTCTACGCGGCGTACGCAGACGCTGCTGAACCCGACGATGCGTCTCGCCACGAGATTATCTGCACAGTACCAGATCTTATTTCTATTCTGGGACAGGACGGAGAGGCGATTGGATCGCAGGAGCTGCGGTATGGATTGCGAGTCAGCGTCATTGGAATGTCGGCGCATCCGTTATGGACGGGCGATGCCCGGGGCCTGAAGGTTGGCGGGCCGGAAGGGTTTGGGCTGGATATGAAATGGAAGAGTCTGGGTCCGTATCAGGAGCCGAGGAGTGTGATTGAGGAGTTTGACAGGGGGGCGGCATAG
- a CDS encoding uncharacterized protein (ID:PFLUO_002774-T1.cds;~source:funannotate) → MSLPLRRSLPRTILRSYGTVQTPPSTAALASRIPAALAEATATTVPRTNWTREEVQQIYETPLNQLTYAAGAVHRRFHDPSAIQMCTLMNIKTGGCSEDCSYCAQSSRYDTGLKATKMSPVDEVLEKARIAKANGSTRFCMGAAWRDMRGRKTSLKNVKQMVSGIREMDMEVCVTLGMIDQNQAKELKDAGLTAYNHNLDTSREFYPSIISTRSYDERLRTLDHVRDAGINVCSGGILGLGETDSDRVGLLHTVSSLPAHPESFPVNALVPIPGTPLGDRKMIPFDRLLRTVATARVVLPATIVRLAAGRIALSEEQQVACFQAGANAVFTGEKMLTTDCNGWDEDRVMFDRWGYYPMKSFEKAKTPLATSAPTPSAQPDAPAAPAAASS, encoded by the exons atgTCGCTCCCCCTTCGCCGGTCTCTGCCCCGGACCATACTGCGGTCCTACGGGACTGTCCAGACTCCCCCCAGCACTGCGGCACTGGCGAGCCGTATTCCCGCCGCTCTGGCTGAGGCCACCGCGACCACTGTCCCGCGCACCAACTGGACGCGAGAAGAGGTGCAGCAGATCTACGAGACCCCATTGAACCAGCTCACCTACGCGGCG GGAGCCGTTCACCGACGATTCCACGACCCCTCCGCGATCCAGATGTGCACACTGATGAACATCAAGACGGGTGGCTGCAGCGAGGACTGCTCCTACTGCGCCCAGTCATCACGCTACGACACCGGCCTGAAAGCGACCAAGATGAGCCCCGTGGACgaggtgttggagaaggcgagaATAGCCAAGGCCAATGGCAGCACGCGGTTCTGCATGGGCGCCGCCTGGCGGGACATGCGCGGGCGCAAGACCAGCCTGAAGAACGTCAAGCAGATGGTGTCGGGGATCCGCGAGATGGACATGGAGGTGTGTGTGACGCTGGGCATGATCGACCAGAaccaggccaaggagctgAAGGACGCCGGTCTGACGGCGTACAACCACAACCTCGATACCTCGCGCGAGTTCTACCCGTCCATCATCTCGACCCGGTCGTATGACGAGCGTCTGCGGACGCTGGACCATGTCCGTGATGCGGGCATCAATGTCTGCTCCGGTGGGATTCTGGGACTGGGCGAGACGGACTCGGACCGGGTGGGCCTACTGCACACCGTCTCCAGCCTACCCGCTCACCCGGAGTCGTTCCCCGTGAATGCCCTTGTCCCGATTCCCGGTACGCCTCTGGGCGACCGCAAAATGATTCCGTTCGACCGCCTGCTTCGGACCGTCGCCACGGCCCGCGTTGTTCTTCCTGCGACCATCGTTCGTCTCGCTGCTGGCCGTATTGCGCTCTCAGAGGAGCAGCAGGTTGCCTGCTTTCAAGCCGGCGCCAATGCGGTGTTCACCGGTGAAAAGATGCTGACCACAGATTGCAATGGATGGGATGAGGACCGTGTTATGTTTGACCGCTGGGGGTACTACCCTATGAAGAGCTTCGAGAAGGCTAAAACTCCATTGGCTACGTCTGCTCCGACACCTTCTGCCCAGCCTGATGCccctgctgcgccggccgcAGCCAGCTCATAG
- a CDS encoding uncharacterized protein (ID:PFLUO_002777-T1.cds;~source:funannotate): MTLEWSAKVERHQSQLRAPSEYICNRSPQDNSRSEAYRSHDIYEEVEFQASSRTPTEISSMSRVHEEASNINPDDRGLYVEYDTLTDEEAVEEPMQVAVSEAHNIEHRSLLDLHERAEFEFEAVLKWTILKSMMMQAV; the protein is encoded by the exons ATGACTCTCGAATGGAGTGCCAAAGTGGAACGGCATCAATCTCAGCTGAGAGCTCCCAGTGAATACATCTGCAATAGATCACCGCAAGACAATTCTCGCAGCGAAGCTTACAGGAGCCATGATATTTATGAGGAAGTCGAATTCCAAGCCTCGTCTCGCACGCCGACTGAGATTTCATCCATGTCAAGGGTACATGAGGAGGCTTCCAATATCAACCCAGATGATCGTGGTCTTTATGTCGAATATGACACGCTCACTGATGAAGAAGCCGTTGAAGAACCCATGCAAGTCGCAGTTTCAGAAGCTCACAATATTGAGCACCGCagtcttcttgatcttcatgAGCGCGCGGAATTCGAGTTCGAAGCAGT GTTAAAGTGGACAATACTCAAgtccatgatgatgcagGCCGTGTAA
- a CDS encoding uncharacterized protein (ID:PFLUO_002775-T1.cds;~source:funannotate): MATEEAQRITDPGQILESDLSVGLFNQAIETPEPGSSSQPHMRQARLHLLQPLATPAMLAACRNQGSHVLLSLSGPSNEPVGHDYLDISALSKAWRQALSKVPPISRLTFNLSLPKPDSGEGEGEREVAFEKVYWETTAPESGKHLAVLARDVMTMVITMATATRMRVQGDVRFEVLYDEVEGASPRGMKLLKKQLLAISGARGRTAALENSGGVDDFESAEAVTQVERA; encoded by the coding sequence atggccaccgAAGAAGCACAACGCATCACCGACCCTGGTCAGATACTGGAGTCCGACCTCTCCGTCGGACTCTTTAACCAGGCCATCGAGACACCCGAGCCGGGGTCATCGTCGCAGCCACATATGAGGCAAGCGAGACTGCACCTCCTGCAGCCGCTCGCCACACCCGCCATGCTCGCAGCCTGCCGCAACCAGGGATCGCATGTGTTGCTCTCCCTGAGCGGCCCCTCCAACGAGCCTGTCGGCCACGACTATCTCGACATCTCAGCCCTCAGCAAAGCGTGGCGTCAGGCCTTATCCAAAGTACCGCCCATATCGCGGCTCACGTTTAATTTGAGCCTGCCCAAGCcagacagcggcgagggcgagggcgagcgcGAGGTTGCGTTCGAGAAGGTTTACTGGGAGACAACCGCGCCAGAGAGCGGAAAGCACCTGGCTGTCCTGGCACGCGACGTTATGACCATGGTCATTACCATGGCCACCGCGACGCGAATGCGGGTGCAGGGTGACGTGCGCTTCGAGGTCTTGTACGACGAGGTTGAGGGCGCTTCACCGAGGGGTATGAAATTGTTGAAGAAGCAGCTTCTAGCCATTTCCGGAGCGAGGGGGCGCACTGCTGCGCTTGAGAATTCTGGGGGCGTCGATGACTTCGAGTCTGCCGAGGCAGTCACCCAGGTCGAGCGTGCCTAG
- a CDS encoding uncharacterized protein (ID:PFLUO_002778-T1.cds;~source:funannotate), which yields MDLGTAAAALTGGATVAAYLNAKFHIAKDVSNVVRLKKSERDHARAFGRGRGNVWFVFLETAKKYPDMICIWTRNRSYTYRDILEQACQYAQFYLSQGVQKGDLVAFYLQNREEFIIAWLALWSIGCAPAAVNYNLNGDALLHCLKISGAKLMLVDEDPACQARVEECRDAITGQLGMKPVVLDDSLRSHIRAFPTATPPKEYAVDMAGEFPSILIYTSGTTGMPKGCAFTMSRLYTTLGIRRGSMQDKEGPDGDRWYSCMPLYHGTAAMSLIACLTTGVSIAIGPKFSVRNFWNDVRDSESTIFVYVGETARYLLAPPPSPQDKNHKVRCMYGNGLRPDVWEQFRERFGVPEVGEFFNSTEGIFGLFNYNRGPFTAGCVGHHGLILRGLLHNVFVPVAIDPETGDILRDPKTGFAVRSPYEQGGEILVSIPGEEAFQGYWRNDQATSKKFLRDVFKKGDLYYRSGDALRRQSDGRWFFMDRLGDTFRWKSENVATAEVSEVMGRFPGVLEANVYGVTVPNHEGRAGCAALQISPEARQTFDYGALARFARSKLPRYAVPIFLRVVDNPTHIHNHKQNKVPLRDEGIDPALIGTKVPHGQADEFHWMAAGQDSYSAFGKEQWEKLSNGTARL from the exons ATGGATCTAG GTACCGCCGCCGCTGCACTGACTGGAGGAGCCACCGTAGCAGCTTACTTGAACGCCAAATTCCACATCGCGAAGGATGTATCGAACGTGGTGAGACTCAAGAAGAGTGAGCGTGATCATGCTCGTGCTT tcggccgaggccgcggaaATGTGTGGTTTGTCTTCCTCGAGACCGCGAAGAAATACCCCGACATGATCTGTATATGGACGCGCAACCGCTCTTACACCTATCGAGATATCTTGGAGCAGGCATGCCAATATGCCCAGTTCTACTTGTCTCAGGGGGTGCAGAAAGGCGACTTGGTGGCGTTCTACCTCCAGAACCGAGAGGAGTTTATCATTGCATGGCTTGCGTTGTGGAGTATTGGATGCGCCCCGGCTGCAGTCAACTACAATCTGAACGGCGATGCCCTGCTGCACTGCTTGAAGATCAGCGGCGCCAAGCTGATgctggtggacgaggacCCGGCCTGCCAGGCCCGGGTGGAGGAATGCAGGGACGCCATTACAGGTCAGCTGGGGATGAAGCCAGTGGTCCTGGATGATTCTCTCAGGTCGCACATTCGCGCTTTTCCCACCGCGACGCCGCCCAAGGAGTATGCGGTGGATATGGCGGGTGAATTCccatcgatcttgatctATACCTCGGGCACAACCGGCATGCCCAAGGGCTGCGCGTTCACCATGTCCCGTCTGTATACTACGCTGGGTATCCGCCGTGGTTCAATGCAAGACAAAGAAGGGCCAGATGGTGACCGTTGGTATAGCTGCATGCCCTTATACCACGGCACGGCAGCTATGTCTCTGATCGCTTGTTTGACCACCGGGGTGAGCATTGCAATCGGCCCGAAGTTCAGCGTCCGAAACTTTTGGAACGACGTGCGAGACTCAGAGTCGACCATCTTCGTCTACGTGGGCGAAACAGCTCGTTACCTCCTTGCACCGCCCCCATCCCCCCAGGATAAGAACCACAAGGTGCGCTGCATGTACGGCAATGGTCTCCGTCCGGATGTCTGGGAACAGTTCCGCGAGCGGTTCGGCGTGCCCGAGGTGGGCGAGTTTTTCAATAGTACTGAGGGTATTTTCGGTCTGTTTAATTACAACCGGGGTCCCTTTACGGCTGGCTGTGTTGGCCACCATGGCCTGATATTGCGTGGCCTGCTGCACAATGTTTTTGTGCCGGTGGCCATTGATCCGGAGACCGGCGACATCCTCCGGGACCCCAAGACTGGCTTCGCTGTCCGGTCTCCCTATGAACAGGGTGGCGAGATTCTCGTCAGTATCCCCGGCGAAGAAGCATTCCAGGGATACTGGCGTAACGACCAAGCCACGAGCAAAAAGTTCCTCCGTGACGTCTTCAAGAAGGGTGACCTGTACTATCGCTCGGGTGACGCGCTCCGCCGCCAGAGCGATGGCCGCTGGTTCTTCATGGATCGGCTTGGGGATACGTTCCGCTGGAAGAGCGAGAATGT TGCCACTGCGGAGGTTTCCGAGGTGATGGGCAGATTCCCCGGTGTCCTCGAAGCCAACGTCTATGGAGTAACGGTGCCAAACCATGAAGGACGAGCCGGTTGCGCCGCTCTCCAAATCAGCCCGGAGGCTCGTCAGACATTTGACTACGGGGCTCTTGCACGTTTTGCTCGTTCCAAATTGCCCCGATACGCTGTCCCGATCTTTTTGCGGGTCGTCGATAACCCAACGCACATCCACAACCACAAGCAGAACAAGGTGCCTCTTCGCGACGAGGGAATTGACCCCGCCTTGATTGGAACCAAGGTTCCACACGGACAAGCGGATGAATTCCACTGGATGGCAGCCGGTCAGGATAGCTACTCGGCTTTTGGAAAGGAGCAGTGGGAAAAGCTCTCGAACGGGACGGCACGACTGTGA
- a CDS encoding uncharacterized protein (ID:PFLUO_002772-T1.cds;~source:funannotate), producing MAAPTQPSTMKAWLYSSTAGGLEQNLSLDKAARAPPTLRGDEVLIQVTSAGLNPADYKVPEMGFPARLVIGMPASPGLDFCGRVAATGPDVTDFKPGDMVFGSHNQPIKFGALGEYTVSRASILAHLPEGVNPDHAAGLGIAGQSAYQALNGYEHVHSGAKVFINAGSGGCGVFAIQIAKQMGCHVTTTCSTRNVEFCRGLGADEVIDYTAVEDLPAELRTRGVIFDHIIDHIGIPTSLYRESNHFLREGGAFVQVGASAFTTFAERLVRPGFLGGGKRKYVIFFYKNTQEHVRILGDWVAQGKVTVELDSVHEFEDAVQAFQKLRSGRARGKIIVHVGSS from the coding sequence atggccgcgcCAACGCAGCCCTCCACCATGAAAGCCTGGCTCTACAGCAGCACCGCCGGCGGTCTCGAGCAGAATCTATCACTAGACAAAGCCGCCCGCGCACCACCCACTCTCCGCGGCGACGAAGTCCTAATCCAAGTGACATCAGCCGGGCTCAACCCCGCCGACTACAAAGTCCCCGAGATGGGATTTCCAGCGCGTCTGGTCATTGGGATGCCCGCCAGCCCAGGGCTAGACTTCTGCGGCCGCGTCGCGGCAACGGGGCCCGATGTCACAGACTTCAAACCGGGCGACATGGTCTTCGGCAGCCACAACCAGCCTATCAAGTTCGGAGCACTCGGTGAGTACACGGTTAGTCGGGCGAGCATACTCGCCCACCTCCCAGAGGGAGTGAACCCCGACCACGCGGCGGGCTTGGGCATCGCGGGCCAATCAGCCTACCAGGCCCTGAATGGGTACGAGCACGTGCATTCCGGCGCGAAAgtcttcatcaatgccgGATCCGGCGGGTGCGGCGTCTTCGCTATCCAGATCGCGAAGCAGATGGGCTGCCACGTTACGACAACGTGTTCGACGCGCAACGTCGAGTTCtgccgcggcctcggcgcagaCGAGGTCATCGACTACACCGCTGTCGAGGATTTGCCAGCCGAGCTACGCACGCGAGGGGTGATCTTTGATCATATCATCGACCACATCGGCATTCCCACCTCTCTGTACCGCGAGTCGAATCATTTCCTGCGCGAGGGCGGGGCGTTTGTCCAGGTGGGTGCGTCGGCTTTTACGACTTTTGCGGAGAGGCTGGTACGTCCTGGGTTTTTGGGCggggggaagaggaagtATGTCATTTTCTTCTATAAGAATACGCAGGAGCATGTTCGGATCCTGGGTGATTGGGTTGCACAGGGCAAAGTCACGGTTGAGCTAGATAGTGTCCATGAGTTTGAGGATGCGGTGCAGGCGTTTCAGAAGTTGAGGTCTGGGAGGGCTAGGGGGAAGATTATTGTCCATGTGGGCTCGTCTTGA